The Orcinus orca chromosome 20, mOrcOrc1.1, whole genome shotgun sequence region TGCAAGAGCCACGAACTCGAGAGCCACAAACTCAAGAGAGGCCTTGGTCCCAAGTCCCTCCCTTTCCCAGGAGCAGGTTCTGTGACTCCTGATCTTCCTGAAAGGAGCCTGACACCCGCTAAGTCTCAGGAAAGTGGGAATGACTTTGGGTGCTACTCAGACCAGAGCCAGCAGGATAACATCCAGGGAGGGGAGAAACCTTATAAATGTGGTCAGTGTGAGAAGAGCTTCAGCCAGagctaccatctgatccagcaCTGGATTCTTCACACTAGGGAGGACCCCACTGTGcctcaagagaatgagaaagatgTCAACCAGAGTTCTTGCCTTTTTGTGCAGCCAGTGTCTCACACAGGCTCCAAATCCTATGTGGGTAACAAGTGTGGGAAGACTTCTAGTCAGAATACATACCTCCTGTGGCATCAGAACATTCACAGTGAAGAAGAACCATGTAAGAGTCAAGACAGTGATGGTCCAGCAGGTCAAGACTCACAGCCTGTTGAGTGCCACAAACCACCCCCAGGTGGCAAATCCGACAAATGTAATGAATATGGTGAGAGTTTCAGCCAAACCTTTCATCTCACCCGGTATCAGAAAACTCACACTCGGAAACTCTACGAATGTGCCAGATGCAAGGCAATCTTCAACTTTAACAAATACCTCCTCCAACATCAGAAAATTCATGCTGCAGAAAAGACCGCTGTGTGTCAGGAGTGCGGGAAGGCCTTCAGGCGAAGCTCCTTGCTTGTCAAACACCAGTCtgttcacactggagaaaaaccTTATAAGTGCGACGAGTGTGGGAAACGCTTCAGTCATATCCTGACCTTAAAGACCCACCAGAGGGTTCACAGGGGCGAGAAGCCTTACGAATGCAACACATGTGGGAAAGCCTTTTACCGGAACACTCACCTTAATGAACACCAGAGGGTTCACACGGGCTACAGGCCCCACAAGTGCCACCAATGCACCAAGAGTTTCACCCGGCCCTCCCACCTAAATCGACACCTATCCATTCACGCCATAGAAAAGCCCTACAGCTGTGCAGAATGCAAGGAGACCTTCAGCCACAATGAACACCTTGTTCAGCACCAGAAAATCCACGCGGTGGAAACCCCCTACGAATGTCAGGAGTGTGGTGAGCGCTTCATTTGCCACTCTACCCTAACTTGCCACCAGAGCATTCACaccagagaaaaacaagtactcgACGAGAGCAGGAAGATCTTGAATGAGAATCCAGAGCACAGAGAGCCTCCAAGGGTCAGTGAGAAGCGCTTTAAGTGTAACAAATGTGAGAAAACCTTTAGCTGCAGCAAATACCTGACTCAGCATGAGCGGATTCATGCCAGGGTGAAGCCCTTTGAGTGTAACCAGTGTGGGAAGGCCTTTAGCCAAAGTTCACAGCTCATCCGCCACCAGAGGATCCACTCTGGAGTGAGGCCGTATGAATGTAGGGACTGCGGGAAGGCCTTCGTTCATAGTGCCTCCCTTGCCAAACATCAGTCCACCCATAAGAGTGAGCACCCCTTTCAATGTAACAAAAGTGGAAAGACCTTCAGCCAAAGTGCATGTCTCTCAGAACATCAGTTAATCCAAACTGCAGAGGAGCCCTTTAAACCTAACAAGTGTGACGAAGTCTTTGCCTACAGTAACCACCTTGTTCAGCATCAGGGAACTCAGGCAGGAAAGAAGCCCTTTGAGCAAAATGAATGCGGGAAAACATCACAGCAGAGCTCGTGCCTTTCCaagcatcagagaattcacacaggTGAGAAGCCCTATGAATGTGGTGACTGTGGGAAAACTTTCAACCTGGGTGCTCAACTCATCCGACACCGGAGgattcacactggagaaaagccTTACGTTTGTCAGGAATGCGGGAAAGCCTTTAGCCAGAGCTCGTGCTTTTCTAAGCATCAGAGAGTTCACACAGGTGAGAAACCCTACGAATGTGGCGACTGTGGGAAAACCTTCAGCCTGGGTGCTGCACTCATCCGACACCGGAGGATTCATACTGGAGAAAAGCCTTACGTTTGTCAGGAATGCGGGAAAGCCTTCAACCAGAGCTCCTGCCTTTCTAAGCATCAGAGAGTTCACAGTGGGGAGAAGCCTTTTGTGTGTGccgaatgtgggaaagccttcaccCAGAAAGCAAATCTGATGCAGCATCAGAGAACTCACACTGGGGAGAAGCCTTATGCTTGTGATGTGTGTGGGAAAGCCTTTGGCCTTAGAGCCCATCTCAGTcagcatcagagaattcacaccaAGGAGAAACCACATCAGTGTCCACATTGTCAGAAAGCCTTGTGCTGCTGCTTAGGTCTTAGCCGACATCAGTGAGTTCACACTCCAAAGTAGCAGGTAGCAATTCTGCCCATGGCTGCTGGGTGGCAGCAGGATCCCAGACATCTGAGAATGTGTTCATCCGAGGCCTAAAGTTGAAACCATCCCAGTGTAAGCCCCTCCCCCCCAAGagtaataaatctctttattgaTAAAGATTGATTAGAAAATTTGCACACATGAGTttcattaaaacaatgaaaacacaaacattGAGAAGCTGTGGAGCTTTTGAAGTCAGAGTTAGACTGGAGCCAGTCTGCTGAgttaaatcccagctcttccatcTGCCACCTAAGTGACCTAGGGAAAGTCATGGAACCTTTCAGggcttcagtgtcctcatctgtaaggtgGGCAAAATAATAGctacctacttcacagggctgttgtgaggataaagAGATGTGAAGCACTTTAGAActaagtgcccagcacatagtaagtactcaccAAGTGTGAGCTACAAACACGCATCAGATATAACAAATATACACTTTTAcattaaaaggaagagaaaattaagCAACCCTCTATCTTTATTTCACTGCAGTTAACGTTATTACTAATAATGtgcatgccttttatttttaaagttttccaccAAAATATCCTTGGCTTCGTTGGATCCAAAACCCCAGCActttgctcttaaaaaaaaaaaaagcctagcatttttcttccctccatctctcagctctgtcctagtactttctttctttttaaattattttatttatttattttttgggctgcattgtgtcttcgttgctgcacacgggctcttctctggttgcggcgagtggaggctactccttgttgcgatgcacaggcttctcactgcggtgacttctcttgtggagcatgggctttaggcacacaggcttcagtagttgtggcacacaggctcagtagttgtggctcacaggctctagagcgcaggctcagtagttgtggtgcacgggcttagttgctccgcggcatgtgggatcttcctggaccagggctcgaacctgcatcccctgcattggcaggtggattcttagccactgcaccaccagggaagccctgtcctagtATTTTCTTAACCCACAAAAAGCCAAGAAGAACACGTAAACTAACATTGCATGGCAGGAACTTTCCACTCCTAACCTCCCAAACCTCTCACTCAAAAGGACCCCCTCCCATATCCACATGCCACCCCTTCCCATAATCTCCTCCTACTTAAAGTTGTTGGTTAAATGATGAGACCCAGTTTATCGTGAGAGTTAATACCGTAAACAGCTGGATTCAGTTAGGAAAGCTGCATTGGATGTTGCTGTCTCCACACAGTTCACACCATTTATACAGAAGATGTGCTTGGTAGCAAAAACTGTGATGCACAGAAAAGACTGCTGGAATGTTCCTCCTTTACCAGTTGTCCAAGGTGGCCACTCACCAGGCGCTTCCCTAGGCTCCAGGGTGGGGAACACCAATACGGTAATCCCTGCCCTTGCCTTGAAGCTTCTAGAATCAAAGGGAAATGGATGGCCTCGTTTCCATTGCCAAGTGACGTCTTAAAATACCACATTCTCTTATATGACAGCAATTCCCCTGAGGATTGTTGGCAAGCCCAGTGAGGACACAGTCCTTCCTGTTGGAGCCCCAGAGTTCACTGCTTACCTTGGCCAGGCTTGTTCTACAGCTGAGTCTCACCGCAGGGAACCACACTGCCAGCTCTCTTGATGGCACCTCCTCGGCCCTGAGCTTTTGTGTCCCACCAGCTAAGTGACCCAGTCACCTCTTTGCTGAAGCACAATCTTACAAAGACATTGGACTCTTGacacttttaatattctttcatatttttggtGCTAAAAAAAGTTCAGGAGTATGTGCTCTGGGCCCTTAGGATTTTCAAACCTTGCACCTTGAGTTGTGCTGGTTGGTTTTGTCGTTGAAACTGGGACCTTGTTGGCTGACCGTTCACACCACAGTGGGGAGTGTACTGGTTTTCAAATGGCGGAAACGTCCAACTCCCCACCTGTTGTATCTGGGCAACAGGCCTGATAGATACctaaggggcagggcagggcaggggcggaAACTCAACTTGATAAGTGTGTTCAACCAAGAGTTTTGACACCACAGATAGAGGTCAGAGGTCTTGTAGAAAGTTGGCAGCcattgtgtgtggggggaggcggggggggcaTCTATGTAACTAGTGACCTGTGTTCTGTGGGCCAGTGTAGAAACGCCCGACCTCATGTTTGCGTGTTGGTTCTCTGATTAAAGTTTTGAGTTTCTAAGTGTTGGTTGCTTTTCTCAGCTCAGTGCCACACACCTGGGCAGAGGCTGGGCATGCACAGTCACTACCTGCCAAGTGCTCACATTCTAGGACGGGAGGGCTCCTAATGGTGAAAACCACCCCACGATGAGATGGTTAAATCTGTTTTCCCAAAGTCTGGGAGGGGCAAGGACCACCAGGGAACCACTCAATTTCAGTTGGTCCTCAGCACATCATCAACTGGCACTTTTCAATTCTCGTGCAATCCTACTTGATCAAGGAGGAAGCGTGGACG contains the following coding sequences:
- the ZNF473 gene encoding zinc finger protein 473 isoform X1, with the protein product MEDSAAGPALAMTEEFATLEDVAMDFTLEDWEQLGLDQGDLFWDTALDNYQNLFLLNSPRPNLTSHPDDGEELAALAKGSPESTGPDTAEAKTSPLPQDFLDEGIFQEITEMFSKDGLWNSHLEEAYIDQSWLDSLLGDPESLLKSDIVTSKESPTECKSHELESHKLKRGLGPKSLPFPGAGSVTPDLPERSLTPAKSQESGNDFGCYSDQSQQDNIQGGEKPYKCGQCEKSFSQSYHLIQHWILHTREDPTVPQENEKDVNQSSCLFVQPVSHTGSKSYVGNKCGKTSSQNTYLLWHQNIHSEEEPCKSQDSDGPAGQDSQPVECHKPPPGGKSDKCNEYGESFSQTFHLTRYQKTHTRKLYECARCKAIFNFNKYLLQHQKIHAAEKTAVCQECGKAFRRSSLLVKHQSVHTGEKPYKCDECGKRFSHILTLKTHQRVHRGEKPYECNTCGKAFYRNTHLNEHQRVHTGYRPHKCHQCTKSFTRPSHLNRHLSIHAIEKPYSCAECKETFSHNEHLVQHQKIHAVETPYECQECGERFICHSTLTCHQSIHTREKQVLDESRKILNENPEHREPPRVSEKRFKCNKCEKTFSCSKYLTQHERIHARVKPFECNQCGKAFSQSSQLIRHQRIHSGVRPYECRDCGKAFVHSASLAKHQSTHKSEHPFQCNKSGKTFSQSACLSEHQLIQTAEEPFKPNKCDEVFAYSNHLVQHQGTQAGKKPFEQNECGKTSQQSSCLSKHQRIHTGEKPYECGDCGKTFNLGAQLIRHRRIHTGEKPYVCQECGKAFSQSSCFSKHQRVHTGEKPYECGDCGKTFSLGAALIRHRRIHTGEKPYVCQECGKAFNQSSCLSKHQRVHSGEKPFVCAECGKAFTQKANLMQHQRTHTGEKPYACDVCGKAFGLRAHLSQHQRIHTKEKPHQCPHCQKALCCCLGLSRHQ
- the ZNF473 gene encoding zinc finger protein 473 isoform X2; amino-acid sequence: MDFTLEDWEQLGLDQGDLFWDTALDNYQNLFLLNSPRPNLTSHPDDGEELAALAKGSPESTGPDTAEAKTSPLPQDFLDEGIFQEITEMFSKDGLWNSHLEEAYIDQSWLDSLLGDPESLLKSDIVTSKESPTECKSHELESHKLKRGLGPKSLPFPGAGSVTPDLPERSLTPAKSQESGNDFGCYSDQSQQDNIQGGEKPYKCGQCEKSFSQSYHLIQHWILHTREDPTVPQENEKDVNQSSCLFVQPVSHTGSKSYVGNKCGKTSSQNTYLLWHQNIHSEEEPCKSQDSDGPAGQDSQPVECHKPPPGGKSDKCNEYGESFSQTFHLTRYQKTHTRKLYECARCKAIFNFNKYLLQHQKIHAAEKTAVCQECGKAFRRSSLLVKHQSVHTGEKPYKCDECGKRFSHILTLKTHQRVHRGEKPYECNTCGKAFYRNTHLNEHQRVHTGYRPHKCHQCTKSFTRPSHLNRHLSIHAIEKPYSCAECKETFSHNEHLVQHQKIHAVETPYECQECGERFICHSTLTCHQSIHTREKQVLDESRKILNENPEHREPPRVSEKRFKCNKCEKTFSCSKYLTQHERIHARVKPFECNQCGKAFSQSSQLIRHQRIHSGVRPYECRDCGKAFVHSASLAKHQSTHKSEHPFQCNKSGKTFSQSACLSEHQLIQTAEEPFKPNKCDEVFAYSNHLVQHQGTQAGKKPFEQNECGKTSQQSSCLSKHQRIHTGEKPYECGDCGKTFNLGAQLIRHRRIHTGEKPYVCQECGKAFSQSSCFSKHQRVHTGEKPYECGDCGKTFSLGAALIRHRRIHTGEKPYVCQECGKAFNQSSCLSKHQRVHSGEKPFVCAECGKAFTQKANLMQHQRTHTGEKPYACDVCGKAFGLRAHLSQHQRIHTKEKPHQCPHCQKALCCCLGLSRHQ
- the ZNF473 gene encoding zinc finger protein 473 isoform X3, producing the protein MEDSAAGPALAMTEEFATLEDVAMDFTLEDWEQLGLDQGDLFWDTALDNYQNLFLLNTAEAKTSPLPQDFLDEGIFQEITEMFSKDGLWNSHLEEAYIDQSWLDSLLGDPESLLKSDIVTSKESPTECKSHELESHKLKRGLGPKSLPFPGAGSVTPDLPERSLTPAKSQESGNDFGCYSDQSQQDNIQGGEKPYKCGQCEKSFSQSYHLIQHWILHTREDPTVPQENEKDVNQSSCLFVQPVSHTGSKSYVGNKCGKTSSQNTYLLWHQNIHSEEEPCKSQDSDGPAGQDSQPVECHKPPPGGKSDKCNEYGESFSQTFHLTRYQKTHTRKLYECARCKAIFNFNKYLLQHQKIHAAEKTAVCQECGKAFRRSSLLVKHQSVHTGEKPYKCDECGKRFSHILTLKTHQRVHRGEKPYECNTCGKAFYRNTHLNEHQRVHTGYRPHKCHQCTKSFTRPSHLNRHLSIHAIEKPYSCAECKETFSHNEHLVQHQKIHAVETPYECQECGERFICHSTLTCHQSIHTREKQVLDESRKILNENPEHREPPRVSEKRFKCNKCEKTFSCSKYLTQHERIHARVKPFECNQCGKAFSQSSQLIRHQRIHSGVRPYECRDCGKAFVHSASLAKHQSTHKSEHPFQCNKSGKTFSQSACLSEHQLIQTAEEPFKPNKCDEVFAYSNHLVQHQGTQAGKKPFEQNECGKTSQQSSCLSKHQRIHTGEKPYECGDCGKTFNLGAQLIRHRRIHTGEKPYVCQECGKAFSQSSCFSKHQRVHTGEKPYECGDCGKTFSLGAALIRHRRIHTGEKPYVCQECGKAFNQSSCLSKHQRVHSGEKPFVCAECGKAFTQKANLMQHQRTHTGEKPYACDVCGKAFGLRAHLSQHQRIHTKEKPHQCPHCQKALCCCLGLSRHQ